In Streptomyces sp. NBC_01551, one DNA window encodes the following:
- a CDS encoding glutamine synthetase family protein, with protein sequence MDKQQEFVLRTLEERDIRFVRLWFTDVLGFLKSVAVAPAELEQAFDEGIGFDGSAIEGFARVYESDMIAKPDPSTFQILPWRAEAPGTARMFCDILMPDGSPSFADPRYVLKRILNKTSDLGFTFYTHPEIEFFLLKDKPLDGTRPVPADNSGYFDHTPQNVGMDFRRQAITMLESMGISVEFSHHEGAPGQQEIDLRYADALSTADNIMTFRLVMKQVALEQGVQATFMPKPFSEYPGSGMHTHLSLFEGDRNAFYESGAEYQLSKVGRSFIAGLLRHAAETAAVTNQWVNSYKRIWGGSSRTAGSGGEAPSYICWGHNNRSALIRVPMYKPGKTGSSRVEVRSIDSGANPYLTYAVLLAAGLKGIEEGYELPAGADDDVWALSDAERRAMGIEPLPQNLGEAISLMERSELVAETLGEHVFDFFLRNKKQEWEEYRSEVTAFELRKNLPVL encoded by the coding sequence ATGGACAAGCAGCAGGAATTCGTCCTCCGGACGCTCGAGGAGCGCGACATCCGCTTCGTGCGCCTGTGGTTCACCGACGTACTGGGCTTCCTGAAGTCCGTCGCGGTCGCCCCGGCGGAGCTGGAGCAGGCCTTCGACGAGGGCATCGGCTTCGACGGCTCGGCCATCGAGGGCTTCGCGCGGGTCTACGAGTCCGACATGATCGCCAAGCCGGACCCGAGCACCTTCCAGATACTGCCGTGGCGCGCCGAGGCCCCCGGGACCGCCCGGATGTTCTGCGACATCCTGATGCCGGACGGCTCCCCCTCCTTCGCGGACCCGCGGTACGTGCTCAAGCGCATCCTGAACAAGACCTCCGACCTGGGCTTCACCTTCTACACCCACCCCGAGATCGAGTTCTTCCTGCTGAAGGACAAGCCGCTGGACGGGACCCGCCCGGTGCCGGCGGACAACTCCGGCTACTTCGACCACACCCCGCAGAACGTCGGCATGGATTTCCGCCGCCAGGCGATCACCATGCTCGAATCGATGGGCATCTCGGTCGAGTTCAGCCACCACGAGGGCGCCCCCGGCCAGCAGGAGATCGACCTCCGCTACGCCGACGCCCTCTCGACGGCGGACAACATCATGACCTTCCGCCTCGTCATGAAGCAGGTGGCCCTGGAGCAGGGCGTCCAGGCCACCTTCATGCCGAAGCCGTTCTCCGAGTACCCCGGCTCGGGCATGCACACGCACCTCTCCCTCTTCGAGGGCGACCGCAACGCCTTCTACGAGTCGGGCGCCGAGTACCAGCTCTCCAAGGTCGGCCGCTCCTTCATCGCGGGCCTTCTGCGCCATGCGGCGGAGACGGCCGCGGTCACGAACCAGTGGGTCAACTCCTACAAGCGCATCTGGGGCGGCTCCTCCCGCACGGCCGGCTCCGGCGGCGAGGCCCCCTCGTACATCTGCTGGGGCCACAACAACCGCTCGGCCCTGATCCGCGTCCCGATGTACAAGCCGGGCAAGACGGGCTCCTCGCGCGTCGAGGTCCGCTCGATCGACTCGGGCGCCAACCCCTACCTCACCTACGCCGTCCTCCTCGCGGCGGGCCTCAAGGGCATCGAGGAGGGCTACGAACTCCCGGCCGGCGCCGACGACGACGTCTGGGCCCTCTCCGACGCCGAACGCCGCGCGATGGGCATCGAACCCCTCCCGCAGAACCTCGGCGAGGCCATCTCCCTGATGGAACGCAGCGAACTCGTCGCCGAAACCCTCGGCGAGCACGTCTTCGACTTCTTCCTGCGCAACAAGAAGCAGGAGTGGGAGGAGTACCGCTCGGAGGTCACGGCCTTCGAACTCCGCAAGAACCTTCCGGTCCTCTGA
- a CDS encoding DUF3105 domain-containing protein, which produces MASRTPQDTSRQARIAEMRRAEKARDRRNKILAITVSSAVVAGLVGFGAWVLIDQKQQEKDAEAARKAPVNGEQTWEAKNLGRNHVETPVKYEMNPPVGGDHHPRWMNCDGDVYKNPIPEVNAVHSLEHGAVWVTYNEKAAKGDLDKLAETVGKTPYTLMSPVKEQTGAIMLSAWGKQLTVDNASDPRVAQFFTKYVQGPQTPEPGAACTNGLADK; this is translated from the coding sequence ATGGCCAGCAGGACTCCCCAGGACACCTCCCGTCAGGCGCGCATAGCCGAGATGCGCCGCGCCGAAAAGGCACGCGACCGGCGTAACAAGATCCTCGCGATCACGGTCTCGTCGGCCGTCGTCGCCGGTCTGGTCGGCTTCGGCGCGTGGGTGCTGATCGACCAGAAGCAGCAGGAGAAGGACGCCGAGGCGGCCCGCAAGGCGCCGGTCAACGGCGAGCAGACGTGGGAGGCCAAGAACCTGGGCCGCAACCACGTCGAGACCCCGGTCAAGTACGAGATGAACCCGCCGGTCGGCGGGGACCACCACCCCCGCTGGATGAACTGCGACGGCGACGTCTACAAGAACCCGATCCCCGAGGTGAACGCCGTGCACTCGCTGGAGCACGGCGCGGTCTGGGTGACGTACAACGAGAAGGCCGCCAAGGGCGACCTGGACAAGCTCGCCGAGACGGTCGGCAAGACCCCGTACACGCTGATGAGCCCGGTCAAGGAGCAGACCGGCGCGATCATGCTCAGCGCCTGGGGCAAGCAGCTGACGGTGGACAACGCCTCCGACCCGCGCGTGGCGCAGTTCTTCACCAAGTACGTGCAGGGCCCGCAGACCCCGGAGCCGGGCGCCGCCTGCACGAACGGGCTGGCCGACAAGTGA
- a CDS encoding DUF305 domain-containing protein: protein MLFAVGATVAAASDSGAGAGSGTSSRAPGRYSPDAGFARDMSVHHQQAVEMSFIVRDRTKDEAVRSLAYDIANTQANQRGMMLGWLDLWGLPKVIADEPPMSWMASSGGGTGEGHQGHDMGEHGMGGHDMGAAKPGALMPGMATKEELARLGAAEGRDAEVLYLQLMTDHHKGGVAMAQGCARQCVTPAERALAQGMVEAQQSELTLMADMLKQRGAAPRG from the coding sequence CTGCTGTTCGCGGTGGGGGCCACGGTCGCCGCCGCGAGCGACAGCGGTGCGGGCGCCGGCTCCGGTACGTCGTCGCGCGCGCCGGGGCGCTACTCCCCGGACGCCGGCTTCGCCCGGGACATGTCGGTGCACCACCAGCAGGCGGTGGAGATGTCCTTCATCGTCCGGGACCGCACCAAGGACGAGGCGGTACGGAGCCTGGCGTACGACATCGCCAACACCCAGGCCAACCAGCGGGGCATGATGCTCGGCTGGCTGGACCTGTGGGGGCTGCCGAAGGTGATCGCGGACGAGCCCCCGATGTCCTGGATGGCGTCCTCGGGCGGCGGAACCGGCGAGGGTCATCAGGGGCACGACATGGGCGAGCACGGGATGGGCGGGCACGACATGGGCGCGGCCAAGCCCGGCGCGCTGATGCCCGGCATGGCCACCAAGGAGGAGCTCGCCCGGCTCGGCGCCGCCGAGGGCCGGGACGCGGAGGTGCTCTACCTCCAGCTGATGACCGACCACCACAAGGGCGGGGTCGCGATGGCCCAGGGCTGCGCGCGCCAGTGCGTGACCCCGGCCGAGCGGGCGCTGGCCCAGGGCATGGTCGAGGCGCAGCAGTCGGAGCTCACCCTGATGGCGGACATGCTGAAGCAGCGCGGAGCCGCACCGCGCGGCTGA
- a CDS encoding CBS domain-containing protein, with translation MTTAADIMHPGAQWIPATETLDRAAQLMAQLGVGALPISDAAERLCGIITDRDIVVNCVAKGHDPAKITCGDMAQGTPRWIDAGADVTDVLEEMQSHQIRRLPVIRNKKLVGMISEADLAHHLSEDQMATFVEKIYARA, from the coding sequence ATGACGACCGCCGCAGACATCATGCACCCCGGGGCCCAGTGGATCCCCGCTACCGAGACCCTCGACCGGGCCGCGCAGCTGATGGCGCAGCTGGGCGTGGGGGCCCTGCCCATCAGCGACGCCGCGGAGCGGCTGTGCGGCATCATCACCGACCGCGACATCGTCGTGAACTGTGTGGCCAAGGGACACGACCCTGCGAAGATCACGTGCGGTGACATGGCCCAGGGCACCCCGCGCTGGATCGACGCGGGCGCGGACGTCACCGACGTGCTGGAGGAGATGCAGAGCCACCAGATCCGCCGGCTGCCCGTGATCCGGAACAAGAAGCTGGTGGGCATGATCAGCGAGGCCGACCTCGCCCACCACCTCTCCGAGGACCAGATGGCGACCTTCGTGGAGAAGATCTACGCCCGGGCCTGA
- a CDS encoding alpha/beta fold hydrolase: protein MSGRGGSRPGGTRPGEVRPGEARPDGTRPGRFVRVGGVPVHVVVEGAGPPVVLSAGLAMAWFDWDPVAALLAARGRTVVRFDRPGHGLSGPAPGPPSAAGEARAIAGLLDALGLPGPVTVVGHSIAGFHAEAFARLYPARTAALVLVDSSVEEAPRTVLPAALRTGAARALGRAVSAAGLPAALGPSARRAAVRASRTGGAGDPAAPDLVRRCYRTGRVWRGALLENSRYLDMAAEVVALRRGHRHRLSAPATVLAAYDGSARPRALRWLARQADLADRIGARFEVAEPAGHLVMLDRPDQVARAVLAAAGAGQARA from the coding sequence ATGAGCGGGCGCGGCGGAAGCCGTCCCGGCGGAACCCGTCCCGGCGAGGTCCGTCCCGGCGAGGCCCGTCCCGACGGAACCCGTCCCGGCCGGTTCGTCCGCGTCGGCGGGGTCCCGGTGCACGTGGTGGTGGAGGGCGCCGGGCCGCCCGTCGTGCTCAGCGCCGGGCTTGCCATGGCCTGGTTCGACTGGGACCCCGTCGCCGCGCTGCTCGCGGCCCGGGGCCGCACCGTCGTCCGCTTCGACCGCCCCGGGCACGGCCTGAGCGGCCCCGCGCCGGGCCCGCCGAGCGCCGCCGGGGAGGCCCGCGCGATCGCCGGGCTGCTGGACGCGCTGGGCCTGCCCGGCCCCGTCACCGTCGTCGGGCACTCCATCGCCGGGTTCCACGCCGAGGCCTTCGCCCGCCTGTACCCGGCGCGCACCGCGGCCCTGGTGCTGGTCGACTCCAGCGTGGAGGAGGCACCCCGTACGGTCCTGCCCGCCGCGCTGCGCACCGGCGCCGCCCGCGCCCTCGGCCGCGCCGTGAGCGCCGCGGGCCTCCCCGCCGCGCTCGGGCCCTCGGCCCGGCGGGCCGCCGTACGGGCCTCCCGGACCGGCGGGGCGGGGGACCCGGCCGCGCCCGACCTCGTACGCCGCTGCTACCGCACCGGCCGCGTCTGGCGGGGCGCCCTGCTGGAGAACTCCCGCTACCTCGACATGGCCGCCGAGGTGGTCGCGCTGCGCCGCGGACACCGGCACCGGCTGAGCGCGCCCGCCACCGTCCTGGCCGCCTACGACGGCTCCGCGCGGCCCCGCGCCCTGCGCTGGCTCGCCCGCCAGGCGGACCTGGCCGACCGGATCGGGGCCCGCTTCGAGGTCGCCGAACCGGCGGGACACCTGGTCATGCTGGACCGCCCGGACCAGGTGGCGCGGGCGGTCCTGGCAGCGGCCGGGGCCGGTCAGGCCCGGGCGTAG
- a CDS encoding DUF998 domain-containing protein, producing the protein MIGLGAAAYTAWVLEVVLSTGLNPIETYVSELAAQDQPLGGLFRATDFTAGLLVLAGGLLALVRLARYAACRRPWAVAGWAGITLFGAATAADAWLPLSCTPTQDPECAALETAGLVPATHQAHAVSSSLAMTGALTGIVALTVAARRYGWFAPLARYGPALVALELLATVWTLTAIALFTAGRGTWALGAGQRLQVLLVAVWLGLLAYSVHKERRT; encoded by the coding sequence CTGATCGGGCTCGGCGCCGCCGCGTACACCGCGTGGGTGCTCGAAGTCGTCCTCTCCACGGGCCTCAACCCCATCGAGACCTACGTCAGCGAGCTCGCCGCCCAGGACCAGCCGCTCGGCGGCCTCTTCCGGGCCACCGACTTCACCGCCGGCCTGCTCGTCCTCGCCGGCGGCCTGCTGGCCCTCGTCCGGCTCGCCCGCTACGCCGCCTGCCGGCGCCCGTGGGCCGTCGCCGGCTGGGCCGGGATCACCCTGTTCGGCGCGGCCACCGCCGCCGACGCCTGGCTGCCGCTCAGCTGCACCCCCACCCAGGACCCCGAATGCGCCGCGCTGGAGACCGCCGGACTGGTCCCGGCCACCCATCAGGCCCACGCCGTCAGCAGCAGCCTCGCCATGACCGGCGCCCTCACCGGGATCGTGGCCCTCACCGTCGCCGCCCGCCGCTACGGCTGGTTCGCCCCGCTCGCCCGCTACGGGCCCGCGCTCGTCGCGCTGGAACTGCTCGCCACCGTCTGGACCCTGACCGCCATCGCCCTGTTCACCGCCGGGCGCGGGACCTGGGCGCTGGGCGCCGGGCAGCGGCTCCAGGTACTGCTCGTCGCGGTCTGGCTGGGGCTGCTGGCGTACTCCGTGCACAAGGAACGCCGCACATGA
- a CDS encoding multicopper oxidase family protein: MRSLPTRRAVLGASAALAGSGLLAACSGGSGNSGPAAGHGSAGHGSMRHGGSAADTPPGYVDPAGPEVKAAEAARKATGPLSEVKLTATATPLDLGGGVSVRSWAYGDTLPGKEVRATAGGTLALTLANNLPEATSLHWHGLALRNDMDGVPGLTQRDIVPGGSFSYKFAVPTPGTYWFHPHTGVQQDRGLYAPLIIEDPKEPLSYDKEWVVVLDDWLDGVDGSTPDAVLASLRKGMAANHAAHGAPAGQATPSARASASAGGPDRLLVGSESDILGKEAGDVAYPYYLINGRVADDPSVFTARPGDRIRLRIINAGGDTAFRIALGGHELTVTHTDGFPVEPATTDCLLLGMGERYDVLVTAGDGVFPLTALAEGKGQAALAVLRTGTGTAPTAATRPAELESRPLPADELKAAESVALDGREPDRTLQMRLTGSMERYNWAFDNAPYTPDQRRPVKAGERVRIEFANATPMWHPLHLHGHTFALGTGGQGGARKDTTIILPGQRLTVEFNADNPGLWMAHCHNVYHSESGMMTVLGYQL, from the coding sequence ATGCGCTCCCTTCCCACCCGTCGCGCCGTACTCGGCGCCTCCGCCGCCCTCGCCGGCTCCGGGCTGCTCGCCGCCTGCTCCGGCGGCAGCGGCAACAGCGGCCCCGCCGCCGGCCACGGCTCCGCGGGCCACGGCTCCATGCGGCACGGCGGTTCGGCCGCCGACACCCCGCCCGGCTACGTCGACCCGGCCGGGCCGGAGGTCAAGGCCGCCGAGGCCGCCCGCAAGGCCACCGGCCCGCTCAGCGAGGTCAAGCTCACCGCCACCGCCACCCCCCTCGACCTGGGCGGCGGGGTCTCCGTCCGCTCCTGGGCGTACGGGGACACGCTGCCCGGCAAGGAGGTACGGGCCACCGCGGGCGGCACCCTCGCCCTGACCCTGGCCAACAACCTCCCCGAGGCCACGTCCCTGCACTGGCACGGGCTGGCCCTGCGCAACGACATGGACGGCGTCCCCGGGCTCACCCAGCGGGACATCGTCCCGGGCGGCTCCTTCTCGTACAAGTTCGCCGTCCCGACCCCGGGGACGTACTGGTTCCACCCGCACACCGGGGTCCAGCAGGACCGCGGCCTGTACGCCCCGCTGATCATCGAGGACCCCAAGGAGCCCCTCTCCTACGACAAGGAGTGGGTGGTCGTCCTGGACGACTGGCTCGACGGGGTGGACGGCTCCACCCCGGACGCCGTGCTCGCCTCGCTCCGCAAGGGCATGGCAGCGAACCACGCCGCGCACGGCGCCCCCGCCGGCCAGGCGACGCCCAGTGCGCGCGCGAGCGCGAGCGCCGGCGGCCCCGACCGGCTGCTGGTGGGCAGCGAGAGCGACATCCTCGGCAAGGAGGCCGGCGATGTGGCGTACCCGTACTACCTGATCAACGGCCGCGTGGCGGACGACCCGTCGGTGTTCACGGCCCGCCCCGGCGACCGGATCCGGCTGCGCATCATCAACGCGGGCGGGGACACCGCCTTCCGCATCGCCCTCGGCGGCCACGAGCTGACGGTCACGCACACGGACGGCTTCCCCGTCGAGCCCGCCACGACCGACTGCCTGCTGCTGGGCATGGGCGAGCGGTACGACGTGCTGGTCACCGCCGGGGACGGGGTGTTCCCGCTCACCGCGCTGGCCGAGGGCAAGGGGCAGGCGGCCCTCGCCGTGCTGCGCACCGGGACGGGGACGGCGCCGACCGCCGCGACCCGGCCCGCCGAGCTGGAGTCGCGGCCGCTGCCGGCGGACGAGCTCAAGGCCGCCGAGTCGGTGGCGCTCGACGGCCGCGAGCCGGACCGCACGCTCCAGATGCGGCTGACCGGGAGCATGGAGCGGTACAACTGGGCGTTCGACAACGCGCCCTACACCCCGGACCAGCGGCGGCCGGTGAAGGCGGGCGAGCGGGTCCGGATCGAGTTCGCCAACGCGACGCCGATGTGGCACCCGTTGCACCTGCACGGGCACACCTTCGCGCTGGGCACCGGCGGGCAGGGCGGCGCCCGCAAGGACACCACGATCATCCTGCCGGGGCAGCGGCTGACGGTGGAGTTCAACGCGGACAACCCCGGGCTGTGGATGGCGCATTGCCACAACGTCTACCACTCGGAGTCGGGGATGATGACGGTCCTCGGCTACCAGCTCTAG